CGCGATCTGGCCGCAGCGCTGGGGTGCAATCGCCCAATCGCCGTGGCGCGCGAGCTCACCAAGCGGCACGAAACGTGGCTGCGCCTGACCTTGGGCGAGGCGATCACGCACTACGCCCAAGGCACGCCCAAAGGGGAGCTAACGCTGGTGGTAGCCGGTACCGACGAAGGTGACGCGATGGCGCTATCCGAGCGCGAGCTCAAAGCGGAGCTGCAGCAGCTCATGCGCCAGGGCCTGACGCGCTCGCAGGCCAGCCGCCAGTTGGCCCAAGCAACGGCGCGCTCGCGCCGCGAGCTCTACCAACTCACCCTCGAGGATGCTGAGCAGCCGCCCCAGCCATGACCGTCCGCGCGTTCTATCGGGCGGCCAGCATCGAAGGCGCCCAGCCGCCCCACAACACGCTCACCCTCAAGGTGTACTATCCCGCACTCGATCGCCAAGGGCGCAATCCCAACGAGATGGTGCCTGCCGATGCCGCACAGGCCCCTCTCCCAGTGGCAATCTTTCTACCCGGCTTCCACTGCCACCTAGAGGCCTATCAATGGTTGCTGGTGCGCCTCGTCGAGCGCGGTTTTGTCGGCATTGCCTACCACTGGCTCGCGCCCGCAGGGCTAACCCCAGGCATCGACGCCGCACGCTGGATGCCGGATGCCTACGGGACGGCGCCAACGGCCCTGGCACTGCCAACGCTGTTGGACGAGCTCGAGCGGCTGCAAGCAGACAGCATTCTGGCAGGACTGCTGGACTTGCAAACCGTCGTGCTGGGCGGCCACTCGGCAGGGGGCCGTTTGGCGCTCGAGAACGCCACGCCGCAGTTTTTCCCGCAAGTGCGGGCTGCCTTTGCCTACGCCGCATATACAGGCGTTCCTACTGCCTTCGGTTATGCGCCTGCAACGGTGCTGCCGGTCTCTGGCGCCGTTCTCATCTTGATGCTGAACGGAACGCAAGATGGCATCATCGCCCGCGCTAGCAGCCAGTACGGCCTCGCCGAACCCGATCCGCTCGCCATGGCGCGCCGAACGTTTTGGCACGGCATCCAGTACGGCAACGGCGACAAGTATTGGGGACTGCTGGATGGGGGGAACCATTTTGTCCTCACCGATCCGGCCGATGCCACGCTGGGCACGCTGTCACTGGATTGGCCTGCGACGCAGTCGCCCCAGCGCCTGCGCGACGCGGCCGGCCGGGCAATTGGCGCTTTTCTGGATGCGCACCTCCGCGCGCGAGCGGGAAGCCCTGCAGCGCTGCAGCAGGCGCTGGACGCATCCCAGGCGCCGATTGCTGCCCTGGAGCAGCGCTAGGGATGCTCGCTAGCATGCCAGTAGTTCGCCCGCGATCGCGGTACTACCGACAGCGCGCCAGGCATGGACGCCCCCTACGATGTCGCCATTATTGGGGCCGGTCCGGTGGGCCTAGCAACGGCCATTGGACTGCGCGAGCGCGGCATCACCAACCTGACCGTGCTGGAGCAAGCGCGGGCTTTCCGCAAGGCCGGCCAGATTGTAGATTTGCTCCCCAACGGCCTCAAAGCGCTCCACTACCTGAGCCCGCAAGCTTATCGGGCTGTCCGCAACCGCCGCTTGCAGGGCCCCAGTGCCCAGCGCTGGCTGCGCAAGGATCCGAGCGGGGGCGATATCGATGCGTTTTCGCTCGATGACGCTGCTTGGGAACAGGCCTACGGGACCGGTTGGGCCCCCCTGTACTGGTACGTTCTGCAGCAAGCCCTGCGGGACTGCTTGCCGCCCGATACCATCCGGCTCGACCGCCGCTGCATTGACGTGACCGAGGAGCCGACGAGCGAGTGCGTGCGCGTGGACTGCCTCTCGCGCTTGGGGGAGATGCCCAATCCCTACGCCCACTGGGAATCGGGTACGGCGGCCGACCGCACCACCTCTGACTCCGCTCAGTTGGGAACGCCAGTGCCGCCCGTACGCGCCCGGCTCGTGCTGGCTGCCGACGGCATCAACTCCATGGCGCGCCGTGCGCTCTACCGGGCAACGCCCTATCAAGCCTATGCCTGTCCCGAGTATTCCGGTTTTGCTGCCATCGGCTGCCTGGATGCAGGCGAGGTGCCCGCCGATCTGAGCGCCGAGCTCGATCGCCGCTACAACCTCGACGGCAACGTGCTCGCGCTGGCCCACCCACAGGCCACCGCAACCCCCACCCAGTCCAAGACGGCGCACCTGTTCGCCTTTCGCCGCCCCAACGGGCACTTGGGCTTCATGCTGCATGCTCCCCTACCGCTGGCATCCGTGCAGGCCAGCAATGGCGAAGGTGCGATCG
This genomic window from Cyanobacteria bacterium QS_8_64_29 contains:
- a CDS encoding dienelactone hydrolase produces the protein MTVRAFYRAASIEGAQPPHNTLTLKVYYPALDRQGRNPNEMVPADAAQAPLPVAIFLPGFHCHLEAYQWLLVRLVERGFVGIAYHWLAPAGLTPGIDAARWMPDAYGTAPTALALPTLLDELERLQADSILAGLLDLQTVVLGGHSAGGRLALENATPQFFPQVRAAFAYAAYTGVPTAFGYAPATVLPVSGAVLILMLNGTQDGIIARASSQYGLAEPDPLAMARRTFWHGIQYGNGDKYWGLLDGGNHFVLTDPADATLGTLSLDWPATQSPQRLRDAAGRAIGAFLDAHLRARAGSPAALQQALDASQAPIAALEQR
- a CDS encoding FAD-dependent monooxygenase: MDAPYDVAIIGAGPVGLATAIGLRERGITNLTVLEQARAFRKAGQIVDLLPNGLKALHYLSPQAYRAVRNRRLQGPSAQRWLRKDPSGGDIDAFSLDDAAWEQAYGTGWAPLYWYVLQQALRDCLPPDTIRLDRRCIDVTEEPTSECVRVDCLSRLGEMPNPYAHWESGTAADRTTSDSAQLGTPVPPVRARLVLAADGINSMARRALYRATPYQAYACPEYSGFAAIGCLDAGEVPADLSAELDRRYNLDGNVLALAHPQATATPTQSKTAHLFAFRRPNGHLGFMLHAPLPLASVQASNGEGAIALATEALARAEFPKLVQRLVQLAPPGELIKRPYYIHSARQADSGTEPPWQWGRIALLGDAAHGMPPFLA